A part of Marinomonas rhizomae genomic DNA contains:
- a CDS encoding peptidoglycan DD-metalloendopeptidase family protein, which yields MQFIKHLSRWALSGPRAWLSIIFIVFIVLSFVYKSLVSPANDLNEYTLPSVTDVITGKGYTPKISNNDNVIFPQISSNTDEDNNYDSLVTMDALQNVEKVPPVIPSIEYVIKPGDTLARIFARLGLSREALYSVLEADQEYLVLEPLLPDDKFTFKLDEDGDLLEITRRIDISKSVSYVQHDGGGFSYKESIKPITYTQKAVHSKIVGNFYLSAKKAGLSDTQILIINDLLKGRVNFRKDLRANDAFDFVIKSGSIDGVKVGDSQLEALEITVKGETYRAFLHSDGRFYDQDGNSLTPALLRWPTHKKYRISSPFNANRLHPITGHPAPHNGVDLATPSGTEVLATGDGVVTRVASHKYAGKYVVIDYTGPYGSRFLHLSKILVKKGQKVKRGQVIALSGNTGRTTGAHLHYELHIRGRPVNPMTAEIPTTQSIPKSDKKEYSNNVERLLNMMMGNQAGDPDVTDAQPDSMVDSQSTLDAVAN from the coding sequence ATGCAGTTTATCAAACACCTCTCGCGTTGGGCTCTTTCTGGCCCGCGAGCTTGGTTATCCATTATTTTTATAGTATTTATTGTACTTTCTTTCGTTTATAAGTCTCTTGTGTCTCCAGCTAATGACCTTAATGAATATACACTTCCAAGTGTTACCGATGTCATAACGGGTAAGGGATACACGCCTAAGATCAGCAATAATGACAATGTCATTTTCCCCCAAATCAGTTCGAACACAGATGAAGACAATAATTATGATTCTCTGGTTACGATGGACGCTCTGCAAAATGTGGAGAAAGTACCGCCTGTTATCCCCTCGATAGAATATGTTATTAAACCCGGCGATACACTGGCACGTATTTTTGCTCGTTTAGGATTATCCAGAGAGGCCTTATACTCAGTATTGGAAGCCGATCAGGAATACTTGGTACTTGAGCCATTGCTGCCAGATGATAAGTTCACCTTTAAATTGGATGAAGACGGTGACTTACTCGAAATTACCCGACGCATAGATATCAGTAAAAGTGTGTCTTATGTTCAGCATGATGGCGGTGGTTTTAGCTACAAAGAGAGCATCAAACCCATTACTTACACGCAGAAAGCAGTACACAGTAAAATCGTTGGAAACTTTTATCTTTCAGCAAAAAAAGCTGGCTTATCTGATACGCAAATTTTAATTATTAATGATTTGCTGAAAGGTCGGGTGAATTTTCGTAAAGACCTGCGTGCCAATGATGCGTTTGACTTCGTCATTAAGAGTGGCAGCATTGATGGTGTAAAAGTAGGCGACAGCCAGTTAGAAGCCTTAGAAATCACAGTAAAAGGTGAAACCTATCGTGCATTTCTACATTCAGATGGTCGTTTTTATGACCAAGATGGAAATAGTTTAACGCCAGCTTTATTGCGCTGGCCAACACATAAGAAATATAGAATTAGCTCACCCTTTAATGCGAATCGTCTACATCCTATTACAGGTCACCCGGCGCCACATAATGGTGTTGATTTGGCGACGCCTTCGGGAACGGAAGTGCTGGCAACCGGTGATGGTGTGGTGACTCGTGTTGCTTCGCATAAATATGCAGGCAAGTATGTTGTAATTGATTACACTGGCCCATATGGTTCACGCTTTTTACATTTAAGTAAGATATTGGTGAAAAAAGGCCAGAAGGTTAAGCGTGGTCAAGTTATTGCGTTGTCTGGTAATACTGGACGTACAACGGGTGCTCATTTGCACTATGAGCTACATATAAGAGGTCGTCCCGTGAATCCAATGACCGCAGAAATTCCGACGACTCAGTCCATCCCCAAGAGTGATAAAAAAGAATACTCTAACAATGTTGAGCGTTTGTTAAATATGATGATGGGCAATCAGGCAGGAGACCCAGATGTCACGGATGCACAGCCTGATTCTATGGTCGATTCGCAGTCTACATTAGATGCTGTTGCAAATTAA